The following coding sequences are from one Arachis hypogaea cultivar Tifrunner chromosome 7, arahy.Tifrunner.gnm2.J5K5, whole genome shotgun sequence window:
- the LOC112702611 gene encoding uncharacterized protein isoform X3, translating to MKFSLYLWAMSFLAALLVKDLVFQMEHVKIAQQDILKWCNGIILSTMRAVQGALIVASCIQIILGFSQIWAICSRFFSRLGYTYYSDSESFVLGWELGRNWNSHANTVYSLISGIGSGE from the exons CTTCCTTGCTGCTCTGCTGGTGAAGGACCTTGTGTTTCAAATGGAGCATGTGAAGATTGCACAACA GGATATCCTTAAATGGTGCAACGGAATT ATTCTTAGCACAATGAGAGCAGTCCAAGGTGCACTAATAGTAGCATCATGCATACAAATAATTTTGGGATTTAGTCAAATATGGGCCATTTGTTCCAG GTTTTTCAGTCGACTTGGATACACATACTATTCTGATTCTGAATCATTTGTGTTAGGTTGGGAGCTGGGTCGAAATTGGAATTCCCATGCTAATACTGTTTATAGCCTTATCTCAG ggaTTGGATCAGGAGAGTGA
- the LOC112702611 gene encoding uncharacterized protein isoform X5 yields MRAVQGALIVASCIQIILGFSQIWAICSRFFSRLGYTYYSDSESFVLGWELGRNWNSHANTVYSLISGSCDCMGQGNNKTNPIQNRKKHMQYGYESGLGNF; encoded by the exons ATGAGAGCAGTCCAAGGTGCACTAATAGTAGCATCATGCATACAAATAATTTTGGGATTTAGTCAAATATGGGCCATTTGTTCCAG GTTTTTCAGTCGACTTGGATACACATACTATTCTGATTCTGAATCATTTGTGTTAGGTTGGGAGCTGGGTCGAAATTGGAATTCCCATGCTAATACTGTTTATAGCCTTATCTCAG GTAGCTGTGATTGTATGGGACAAGGGAATAACAAGACAAATCCTATCCAAAACCGAAAGAAGCACATGCAATATGGCTATGAAAGTGGGCTTGGAAATTTTTGA
- the LOC112702611 gene encoding uncharacterized protein isoform X2: MEHVKIAQQDILKWCNGIILSTMRAVQGALIVASCIQIILGFSQIWAICSRFFSRLGYTYYSDSESFVLGWELGRNWNSHANTVYSLISGSCDCMGQGNNKTNPIQNRKKHMQYGYESGLGNF, translated from the exons ATGGAGCATGTGAAGATTGCACAACA GGATATCCTTAAATGGTGCAACGGAATT ATTCTTAGCACAATGAGAGCAGTCCAAGGTGCACTAATAGTAGCATCATGCATACAAATAATTTTGGGATTTAGTCAAATATGGGCCATTTGTTCCAG GTTTTTCAGTCGACTTGGATACACATACTATTCTGATTCTGAATCATTTGTGTTAGGTTGGGAGCTGGGTCGAAATTGGAATTCCCATGCTAATACTGTTTATAGCCTTATCTCAG GTAGCTGTGATTGTATGGGACAAGGGAATAACAAGACAAATCCTATCCAAAACCGAAAGAAGCACATGCAATATGGCTATGAAAGTGGGCTTGGAAATTTTTGA
- the LOC112702611 gene encoding uncharacterized protein isoform X1 yields the protein MKFSLYLWAMSFLAALLVKDLVFQMEHVKIAQQDILKWCNGIILSTMRAVQGALIVASCIQIILGFSQIWAICSRFFSRLGYTYYSDSESFVLGWELGRNWNSHANTVYSLISGSCDCMGQGNNKTNPIQNRKKHMQYGYESGLGNF from the exons CTTCCTTGCTGCTCTGCTGGTGAAGGACCTTGTGTTTCAAATGGAGCATGTGAAGATTGCACAACA GGATATCCTTAAATGGTGCAACGGAATT ATTCTTAGCACAATGAGAGCAGTCCAAGGTGCACTAATAGTAGCATCATGCATACAAATAATTTTGGGATTTAGTCAAATATGGGCCATTTGTTCCAG GTTTTTCAGTCGACTTGGATACACATACTATTCTGATTCTGAATCATTTGTGTTAGGTTGGGAGCTGGGTCGAAATTGGAATTCCCATGCTAATACTGTTTATAGCCTTATCTCAG GTAGCTGTGATTGTATGGGACAAGGGAATAACAAGACAAATCCTATCCAAAACCGAAAGAAGCACATGCAATATGGCTATGAAAGTGGGCTTGGAAATTTTTGA
- the LOC112702611 gene encoding uncharacterized protein isoform X4: MKFSLYLWAMSFLAALLVKDLVFQMEHVKIAQQDILKWCNGIILSTMRAVQGALIVASCIQIILGFSQIWAICSRFFSRLGYTYYSDSESFVLGWELGRNWNSHANTVYSLISVLLYN, encoded by the exons CTTCCTTGCTGCTCTGCTGGTGAAGGACCTTGTGTTTCAAATGGAGCATGTGAAGATTGCACAACA GGATATCCTTAAATGGTGCAACGGAATT ATTCTTAGCACAATGAGAGCAGTCCAAGGTGCACTAATAGTAGCATCATGCATACAAATAATTTTGGGATTTAGTCAAATATGGGCCATTTGTTCCAG GTTTTTCAGTCGACTTGGATACACATACTATTCTGATTCTGAATCATTTGTGTTAGGTTGGGAGCTGGGTCGAAATTGGAATTCCCATGCTAATACTGTTTATAGCCTTATCTCAG TATTATTGTATAATTAG